Genomic window (Desulfuromonadaceae bacterium):
GTCGCGTTGTAAAAACCCCATAAATCATCTTTAAAAGGAGATTGTCGTGACCGTTGAAAACACCAAAAAAGCCCAATTTACGCAAGCGAAAAAGAAATCCAAAGGACTGCTTGTCATTGTTGCCCTGTTGGTCGTCGTCGGGACAGGATCATTCTGGTTATTGTGGGGGGAGCAGAAGTCAAAACTGGTGATCCCGGTCAACGGATCAGTCCGCGTGCCGGTGTCGGCGGTGTCTGACGGTAAAGCGCATTTCTTCCGCGTTGCCGTCGCGACCGGTGATGTTGAATTTTTTATTGTCAAAAGCGTTGACGGAGAGATTCGCTCGGCATTCGATACGTGTGATGTCTGTTACAAAGAAGGTAAAGGGTACCGCCAGGAGGGTGCGACGATGGTATGCAACAACTGCAATCAGGTTTTTCCCGTTAATCGCATCAATGAAGTCAAGGGCGGATGCAATCCCGTCCCGCTGGAGAGGAAGATAACCGCCGACAGCGTCGTTATTCAGTTGGCCGCTCTGGAGCAGGGCCGTCACTATTTCACTCCTTTG
Coding sequences:
- a CDS encoding DUF2318 domain-containing protein; the encoded protein is MTVENTKKAQFTQAKKKSKGLLVIVALLVVVGTGSFWLLWGEQKSKLVIPVNGSVRVPVSAVSDGKAHFFRVAVATGDVEFFIVKSVDGEIRSAFDTCDVCYKEGKGYRQEGATMVCNNCNQVFPVNRINEVKGGCNPVPLERKITADSVVIQLAALEQGRHYFTPL